The following proteins are co-located in the Sphingobacteriaceae bacterium genome:
- a CDS encoding UpxY family transcription antiterminator, whose translation MNWKALYVSSRAEKKIQLRLTELGIEAYVPLKKERKQWSDRKKTVYTPLLNGYVFVHLNEKQRELVFKSSGVIQYVRYNGKDAIIRDIEIQILKDIEQKGYYAEAGPLADFKIGDRTLITHGQFKGMRGIIERNSGKEIYTIALESIGFSLRVNLPAEILSKTKA comes from the coding sequence ATGAACTGGAAGGCATTATACGTTTCATCAAGAGCAGAAAAAAAAATTCAACTGCGTTTAACCGAATTGGGAATTGAAGCTTATGTGCCTTTAAAAAAAGAACGCAAGCAATGGAGCGACCGCAAAAAAACTGTTTACACGCCTTTGCTAAATGGATATGTATTCGTGCATCTTAATGAAAAACAAAGAGAATTGGTATTTAAATCCAGTGGCGTAATTCAATATGTAAGATACAATGGCAAAGACGCGATTATTCGAGATATTGAAATTCAAATATTAAAAGATATAGAACAAAAAGGTTATTATGCCGAAGCCGGACCTCTTGCCGATTTCAAAATCGGCGATCGCACACTAATTACACACGGACAATTCAAAGGTATGCGGGGGATAATTGAAAGAAACTCCGGAAAAGAAATTTATACCATTGCCCTTGAAAGTATTGGCTTTTCTTTACGGGTTAATTTACCGGCTGAAATATTATCTAAAACAAAAGCATGA
- a CDS encoding ArsR family transcriptional regulator gives MLETLISSKTRIKLLYKFFINSNNTSYLRGLEEEFNESTNSIRLELNKFEQSGFLTSQTYGNKKYFRANTNHPLFSDIHRIVFKLVGIEYVVDYILQRIGNLEMVYLVGKLAEGIDSEIIDIVLVGDINKPYLVELIAKAEKKLNKKIKFICYLPSEFVIEKITEPGLHPLLIYQK, from the coding sequence ATGTTAGAGACCCTAATATCCTCAAAAACAAGAATTAAGCTACTCTACAAGTTCTTCATCAATAGTAATAATACGTCTTATTTAAGAGGATTGGAAGAAGAGTTTAATGAATCTACTAACTCCATCCGGCTTGAGCTCAATAAATTTGAACAATCCGGCTTTTTAACCTCGCAAACTTACGGTAATAAAAAATATTTTAGAGCCAACACCAATCACCCCTTATTCTCTGATATACACCGCATTGTCTTCAAATTGGTAGGGATAGAATATGTGGTGGATTACATTTTGCAACGCATTGGAAATTTAGAAATGGTTTACCTGGTTGGTAAATTGGCTGAAGGGATTGACAGCGAAATAATAGACATTGTATTAGTTGGAGATATTAACAAGCCTTATTTGGTAGAATTGATAGCTAAGGCTGAAAAGAAACTCAATAAAAAAATTAAATTCATCTGCTACTTGCCATCGGAATTTGTAATTGAAAAAATAACAGAACCCGGTTTGCACCCGCTTTTGATTTATCAAAAGTAA
- a CDS encoding polysaccharide biosynthesis tyrosine autokinase has product MATSGVNKKQSLVSAKDLSLIYRVIKANWWIPLIILPLAYAIGSFYVYRLTVSYKASTEFLLKNNDTYYQSNVLSDANFYNYGGYVDNLNEIRIIQSYDLASKVVEKLMDRLQVSYFIVGKVRTTEQFNGMPFKVTVKQINPGYYEVPIDIRVVDFDNYQISIGEGSNIKTLSGKFNTDLIDTDLIINVSRIDLFTKNKEKDFQSMLYQFTIHTKEFLINKIRSNLTAENITYTNILKVDLVDILPERAVLILDTMNTVYAMGKLKSKFDLNERTIEYIDRQLSEITFSLKGLEDTMQNYKQRKNIIDLNWEQGDFLSKIGSYDNQRSDFKMQIEALNDLERYIIEDRDPQFLPPNVFITEKSGFMLKAVNELYNKQIDLNRMYSVAKENNPLISELKNSIKKTKQDLLVYINNSRKATKQQIENVEKEILNYLNEARQIPGKQRDLLNIQRKTVVSEQLYNFLLEKKASTKIARAGIISDIKIVESPRYIGADDPDRITKIQKQFVSAGLFLALFIIFIRMFYFSRIESVEHLKELTSLPLLGVLPFIKKEETEGIIVDNNPNSLISESFRNFRTNLQYANVDSHAKTYLITSFLPGEGKTFTSTNLATILAKSGKKTVLLELDLHKPRIFKRFNLQNQDKGITTFISGLNSLEEIITETRIENLHCIFSGPIPPNPSEFILSEKLKELIAFAKNNYDYVIIDSPPAGLLSDSVFMIQYVDASIFVLNTRSSNKKVITFIEELIENNNLKNINLLLNGVKNLGRKYYYRGYGYSYGYGYGYGYGKGYGKNSGYLNK; this is encoded by the coding sequence GTGGCTACCTCCGGCGTTAATAAAAAACAATCTCTTGTTTCAGCCAAAGATCTAAGTCTTATTTATAGAGTAATTAAGGCCAATTGGTGGATTCCTTTGATTATACTTCCCTTGGCATATGCTATAGGGTCTTTTTATGTATATCGGCTAACCGTTAGCTACAAGGCTTCTACAGAGTTTTTACTTAAAAATAACGATACTTATTATCAAAGCAACGTTTTAAGTGATGCTAACTTTTACAATTACGGGGGTTATGTTGACAATCTCAATGAAATCAGAATTATACAATCTTATGACCTGGCTAGTAAAGTAGTAGAAAAATTAATGGATCGATTACAGGTTTCTTATTTTATTGTAGGGAAAGTAAGAACCACCGAACAGTTTAACGGAATGCCGTTTAAAGTAACTGTTAAGCAAATAAACCCGGGTTATTATGAAGTTCCTATTGATATACGTGTTGTTGACTTTGATAATTATCAAATATCGATTGGTGAAGGTTCTAACATAAAAACATTAAGCGGAAAATTTAATACCGATTTAATTGATACCGATTTAATAATTAATGTTAGTAGAATTGATCTGTTTACAAAAAACAAAGAAAAGGATTTTCAATCCATGCTCTATCAATTCACCATTCACACCAAAGAATTTTTAATCAATAAAATCAGAAGTAATTTAACTGCTGAAAACATTACCTATACCAATATCCTTAAAGTTGATTTAGTGGATATTTTACCGGAAAGAGCCGTATTGATTTTAGACACCATGAATACGGTTTATGCGATGGGTAAGTTAAAATCCAAATTTGATTTAAACGAAAGAACTATTGAGTATATCGACAGACAGTTGAGTGAAATTACGTTTTCCTTAAAAGGTTTGGAAGATACCATGCAGAATTACAAACAGCGCAAAAATATTATTGATTTAAATTGGGAGCAAGGTGATTTTTTAAGCAAAATAGGAAGTTATGACAATCAACGTTCTGATTTTAAAATGCAGATTGAAGCCTTAAATGATTTGGAAAGATATATCATTGAGGATAGAGATCCCCAGTTTTTACCGCCCAATGTTTTTATTACCGAAAAAAGTGGCTTTATGTTAAAAGCAGTGAATGAACTTTACAATAAACAAATTGACTTGAATAGAATGTACAGTGTTGCGAAAGAGAATAATCCATTAATCAGCGAACTTAAAAACAGTATTAAAAAAACCAAACAAGACCTATTGGTTTACATCAATAATAGTCGTAAAGCAACAAAGCAACAAATTGAAAATGTTGAAAAAGAAATATTAAACTATTTAAATGAGGCTAGACAAATTCCGGGTAAACAAAGAGATCTATTAAATATTCAACGTAAAACAGTGGTAAGCGAACAACTCTATAACTTTTTATTGGAAAAAAAGGCCAGCACCAAAATTGCCAGAGCAGGTATTATTTCTGATATTAAAATAGTGGAGTCTCCACGCTATATAGGAGCCGATGACCCCGATCGCATTACTAAAATTCAAAAACAATTTGTTAGTGCGGGTTTATTTTTAGCCTTATTCATCATATTCATACGCATGTTTTATTTTTCAAGAATTGAATCCGTTGAACATTTAAAAGAATTAACTAGTTTACCACTTTTAGGTGTTTTACCTTTTATTAAAAAGGAAGAAACGGAAGGAATTATTGTAGATAATAACCCAAATTCATTAATTTCCGAATCATTTCGGAATTTCAGAACAAATTTACAATACGCCAATGTCGATTCACACGCGAAAACCTATTTAATTACTTCCTTTTTGCCTGGAGAAGGTAAAACATTTACCAGCACCAATCTCGCCACCATCCTTGCTAAAAGCGGTAAAAAAACAGTATTATTAGAATTAGATTTACACAAACCCCGCATTTTTAAAAGATTTAATTTACAGAATCAGGATAAAGGAATTACTACATTTATATCCGGATTAAATTCTTTAGAAGAAATTATTACCGAAACCAGAATTGAAAATTTACATTGTATTTTTTCGGGTCCTATCCCACCGAATCCATCTGAGTTTATCCTTTCGGAAAAGCTCAAGGAATTAATTGCCTTTGCTAAAAATAATTATGATTATGTAATTATTGATTCCCCACCAGCCGGATTATTATCTGACTCTGTATTTATGATTCAATATGTGGATGCTTCTATCTTCGTATTAAACACCCGCAGCAGCAACAAAAAAGTAATCACTTTTATTGAGGAACTAATTGAAAACAATAACCTTAAAAATATTAATTTATTATTGAACGGGGTCAAAAACCTGGGTCGGAAGTATTATTATCGGGGTTACGGATATAGTTACGGTTATGGCTATGGTTATGGCTACGGAAAAGGATATGGAAAAAACTCAGGTTATTTAAATAAATAA
- a CDS encoding serine hydroxymethyltransferase, whose protein sequence is MISKDSTVFKLIKEELHRQTNGIELIASENYVSDQVMKAMGSVLTNKYAEGLPFKRYYGGCEVVDQVEQLAIDRAKQLYGAAWVNVQPHSGAQANAAVILACLKPGDTILGLDLSHGGHLTHGSPVNFSGKTYRATFYGVDRESGKIDCENVAEIARREKPKMIICGASAYSRDFDYKRLREIADEVNAILLADISHPSGLIAKGILNDPLPHCHVITSTTHKTLRGPRGGMIMMGQDFENPFGERTPKGELKMMSNVLDMAVFPGTQGGPLEHVIAAKAVAYHEALSDDYLKYCIQVVKNAATMSNAFKELGYNIVSKGTDNHMFLIDLRNKNLTGKDGLAALEKVNITVNKNMVPFDDKSAFVTSGIRIGSAAITTRGLKEKDCIKIVELLDQVLMKRDNDTELAKIKKKVNTMMVKYPLFKA, encoded by the coding sequence ATGATTAGTAAAGATTCAACAGTATTTAAACTCATCAAAGAAGAATTACATCGCCAAACAAACGGGATAGAATTAATTGCCAGTGAAAATTATGTAAGTGATCAGGTAATGAAAGCAATGGGCAGTGTGTTAACAAACAAATATGCCGAAGGATTGCCATTTAAAAGATATTATGGGGGATGTGAGGTAGTTGACCAGGTAGAACAATTAGCCATTGACAGAGCTAAACAACTATACGGTGCGGCTTGGGTAAATGTGCAACCGCATTCCGGAGCGCAGGCTAATGCCGCCGTAATTTTAGCCTGTTTAAAACCAGGCGATACGATATTAGGACTAGATTTATCTCACGGCGGACATTTAACACATGGTTCACCGGTAAATTTTTCGGGAAAAACATATCGGGCTACATTTTATGGGGTAGATAGAGAAAGTGGAAAGATTGATTGTGAAAATGTAGCAGAAATAGCCAGAAGAGAAAAACCTAAAATGATTATTTGCGGAGCAAGTGCCTATTCTCGCGATTTTGATTATAAGCGATTGAGAGAAATTGCTGATGAGGTAAATGCTATTTTATTGGCCGATATTTCTCACCCCAGTGGTTTAATTGCTAAAGGAATTCTGAATGACCCTTTACCGCATTGTCACGTTATCACATCAACCACGCATAAAACATTAAGAGGACCAAGAGGGGGCATGATTATGATGGGCCAAGATTTTGAAAATCCGTTTGGAGAGCGAACACCTAAAGGTGAATTAAAAATGATGAGCAACGTGTTGGATATGGCTGTATTCCCTGGTACTCAGGGCGGTCCGCTGGAGCACGTTATAGCTGCAAAGGCAGTGGCTTATCACGAGGCTTTATCGGATGATTATTTAAAGTATTGTATACAAGTTGTAAAAAATGCGGCTACTATGTCAAATGCATTTAAAGAATTGGGTTACAATATTGTTTCCAAAGGAACAGACAATCATATGTTTTTAATCGACTTAAGAAATAAAAATTTAACCGGTAAAGACGGCTTAGCTGCATTGGAAAAAGTAAATATTACAGTGAATAAAAACATGGTTCCGTTTGATGATAAGTCGGCTTTTGTGACTTCCGGAATTAGAATTGGGTCAGCTGCTATAACCACTCGCGGTTTAAAAGAAAAAGATTGCATTAAAATTGTGGAATTACTTGATCAAGTACTAATGAAACGAGATAATGATACCGAATTAGCAAAAATTAAAAAGAAGGTAAATACCATGATGGTTAAATACCCTCTTTTTAAAGCTTGA
- a CDS encoding NupC/NupG family nucleoside CNT transporter translates to MERFTGIIGIVVIFAIAFLMSNNKKAINLRLVFSGLALQILIAILVLKVPFITNFFALLGRGMAKIEQFATQGAAFVYGGIMVDTHDGGAAAFGMKHTFVFAFSVTATIILVCVLVAILYHIGIMQRVVAVIARAMNFVMRASGAEALSNIASAFVGQVEAQVMIRPYLPTMTKSELLSSMAGSMACIAGGILIVYVNMGAKAEYLLTASLMAAPAALVISKIIYPETEEPVTKGRVKLEVKKEHTNLIDAISHGASDGMKIAINVIAMLIGFIALIAFINYGLGKIYPELSLDYIFGKLFYPLAWSMGVPLDDVQQVATLMGQKITINEFVAFDTMTHHLAKPLSEKGLIIASFAICGFANFASVGMQIGGIGALVPERRADLAKLGIRALISGTLASYLSATIAGMLI, encoded by the coding sequence ATGGAAAGATTCACAGGTATTATCGGTATAGTTGTCATTTTTGCAATAGCATTTTTGATGTCTAATAATAAAAAGGCCATTAATTTGCGATTGGTATTTAGTGGTCTTGCCCTACAAATATTAATTGCCATATTGGTTTTAAAAGTTCCTTTTATCACAAACTTCTTTGCTTTATTGGGAAGGGGGATGGCTAAAATTGAGCAATTTGCCACCCAAGGTGCAGCTTTCGTTTACGGGGGAATAATGGTAGACACGCATGATGGGGGAGCGGCTGCATTTGGAATGAAACACACCTTTGTTTTTGCGTTTAGTGTTACGGCAACAATTATTTTAGTTTGTGTTTTGGTAGCAATATTATATCATATTGGCATTATGCAACGAGTAGTTGCTGTTATTGCCCGAGCTATGAATTTTGTGATGCGGGCAAGTGGGGCAGAAGCGCTAAGTAATATTGCCAGTGCTTTTGTTGGACAAGTAGAAGCACAAGTGATGATACGTCCTTATTTACCCACAATGACTAAAAGTGAATTACTTTCATCGATGGCCGGCAGTATGGCTTGCATTGCCGGAGGAATATTAATTGTGTATGTGAATATGGGTGCCAAGGCTGAGTATTTACTCACGGCAAGTTTAATGGCAGCTCCCGCCGCTTTGGTTATTTCCAAAATAATTTATCCCGAAACGGAAGAGCCGGTGACAAAAGGAAGAGTGAAACTTGAAGTAAAAAAAGAACATACCAATTTAATAGATGCGATTTCGCACGGAGCATCCGATGGTATGAAGATTGCTATAAATGTAATTGCTATGTTAATTGGATTTATTGCTTTGATTGCATTTATCAATTATGGTTTAGGGAAAATTTACCCCGAACTTTCCTTAGACTATATTTTCGGAAAATTATTTTATCCATTAGCTTGGTCGATGGGAGTACCTTTGGATGATGTACAGCAAGTAGCTACTTTAATGGGACAAAAAATCACCATCAATGAATTTGTGGCCTTTGATACTATGACTCATCATTTGGCAAAACCGTTAAGTGAAAAAGGATTGATTATTGCCAGTTTTGCCATTTGCGGTTTTGCAAATTTTGCTTCCGTGGGCATGCAAATTGGGGGTATAGGAGCGCTTGTTCCGGAGCGCAGAGCAGATTTGGCCAAACTAGGCATTCGAGCCTTAATCAGTGGCACGCTGGCCAGTTATTTATCGGCTACGATTGCGGGAATGCTGATCTGA
- a CDS encoding T9SS type A sorting domain-containing protein, with amino-acid sequence MKFILIFIVFLSLNAYTQTCNLGNYLTAYRIPVAAYPYFSVGSGITVSVQTNCGTLSNTSYNCGGSLYAGSSPAWWLNSAAQYIRFTFSAPVSYFTILVNGTNNTEVFYFAAATGAITISDYCTPDFTSVGATVTDNAIPANGSIFTSNNIVGSTTYTITHNGLGSGSRVTLLDCFVPTILPIELISFSAECVAKNVVNLKWETASENANKFFTVERSFDAEIWEEIQNIKSEGNSSQRQIYSYIDSPHDATNLYYRLRQTDLDGNYKHFAPVSVVNCFNKDIVSIYPNPANDEITITGENLNEIKIYNGLGFEIKRILTHAEKSTKINIKDLPKGFYYINIGEKSYKLTKE; translated from the coding sequence ATGAAATTCATTTTAATATTCATAGTTTTTCTTTCATTGAATGCTTATACTCAAACTTGTAATCTTGGGAATTACCTTACTGCCTACAGAATTCCGGTTGCCGCGTACCCTTATTTCAGTGTAGGTTCCGGAATAACGGTGTCTGTTCAAACCAACTGTGGTACTTTAAGTAACACCTCTTATAATTGCGGAGGTAGTTTATATGCTGGATCTAGTCCGGCTTGGTGGTTGAATTCTGCTGCCCAGTATATTCGCTTCACTTTTTCTGCTCCGGTAAGTTATTTTACCATTTTAGTAAATGGTACCAATAACACTGAAGTTTTTTATTTTGCTGCTGCTACAGGTGCAATAACTATTTCCGATTATTGCACTCCTGACTTTACATCGGTTGGGGCAACAGTTACAGATAATGCAATTCCTGCGAATGGTTCAATTTTTACTTCCAACAATATTGTAGGATCTACCACATATACCATTACGCATAATGGATTGGGGTCTGGTTCTCGCGTAACATTATTAGATTGTTTTGTACCTACTATTTTACCTATTGAATTAATTTCGTTTTCCGCTGAATGTGTTGCAAAAAATGTTGTAAATCTGAAATGGGAAACAGCAAGTGAAAATGCTAATAAGTTTTTTACTGTAGAGCGGAGTTTTGACGCTGAGATTTGGGAAGAAATTCAAAATATAAAATCAGAAGGTAACAGCAGTCAACGACAAATTTATTCTTATATAGATTCCCCACATGATGCCACAAATTTGTATTATCGATTGCGACAAACCGATTTGGACGGGAATTACAAACATTTTGCACCGGTGAGTGTGGTTAATTGTTTTAACAAAGATATTGTTTCTATTTATCCCAATCCGGCTAATGACGAAATTACAATTACAGGCGAGAATCTTAACGAAATAAAAATTTATAACGGGTTAGGCTTTGAAATTAAAAGAATTTTGACTCATGCGGAAAAATCAACAAAGATTAATATTAAAGATTTGCCTAAGGGATTTTATTATATAAACATCGGTGAAAAAAGTTATAAGCTTACAAAAGAATAA
- the queG gene encoding tRNA epoxyqueuosine(34) reductase QueG, with product MDREKLTQLIKKEAKLAGFDFCGISKSVFLEKEAAQLETWLKNNRHGEMKYMENYFDKRTNPALLVENCKSVISLLYNYFPEEKQIEGSPKISKYAYGEDYHEIIKNKLKELLTKLKDQIGDFNGRVFVDSAPVMDKVWAAKSGLGWIGKNSNLITKENGSFFFIAEILVDLQLEYDQPIKDYCGTCTKCIDACPTEAIIEPYLVDGSKCISYLTIELKNEIPQEFKNKMDNWVFGCDVCQDVCPWNRFSTTHHEPLFNDSRNLLSFTKEQWEEITEETFQVIFKNSAVKRTKHKGLKRNLKFITQK from the coding sequence ATGGATAGAGAAAAACTAACACAATTAATTAAAAAAGAAGCGAAACTAGCCGGTTTTGATTTTTGTGGCATTAGCAAATCTGTTTTTCTGGAGAAGGAAGCTGCTCAATTAGAAACGTGGTTAAAAAATAATCGGCATGGTGAAATGAAGTACATGGAGAATTATTTTGATAAAAGAACCAATCCCGCTCTTTTAGTAGAAAACTGCAAATCTGTAATTTCATTACTATACAACTATTTTCCCGAAGAAAAACAAATTGAAGGCTCACCTAAAATTTCAAAATATGCTTATGGAGAAGACTACCATGAAATTATTAAAAACAAATTGAAAGAATTACTAACTAAACTTAAAGATCAGATTGGCGATTTTAACGGAAGAGTTTTTGTAGACAGTGCTCCGGTAATGGACAAAGTTTGGGCAGCCAAAAGTGGATTAGGTTGGATAGGAAAAAATTCTAATTTAATTACAAAAGAAAACGGATCATTTTTTTTCATTGCTGAAATCCTGGTTGATTTACAACTCGAATATGATCAGCCTATCAAAGATTATTGCGGCACCTGTACAAAATGTATAGATGCTTGTCCCACCGAGGCAATTATAGAACCCTATTTGGTTGACGGAAGCAAATGTATTTCCTATTTAACGATAGAATTAAAAAACGAAATTCCGCAAGAATTCAAAAACAAAATGGATAATTGGGTTTTTGGTTGCGATGTATGCCAGGATGTTTGTCCATGGAATCGTTTTTCAACAACTCATCACGAGCCTTTGTTCAACGACTCTAGAAACTTACTTTCATTTACTAAAGAGCAGTGGGAGGAAATAACAGAAGAAACTTTTCAAGTAATATTTAAAAATTCAGCGGTAAAACGAACTAAACACAAGGGCTTGAAACGGAATTTGAAATTTATTACACAAAAGTAA
- the phaC gene encoding class III poly(R)-hydroxyalkanoic acid synthase subunit PhaC, with amino-acid sequence MQNNLFEEFNNINSKVLKSYTTLNEISKVEIATSPKTAVYAEDKLTLYRYDRDTEATYKTPVLIVYALVNTYKMLDLQPDRSYIKNLLNAGLDVYLIDWGYPTKGDRYLSIDDYVNGYINNCVDHIRKKHRADKINIMSICQGGTLSVIYASLYPNKVKNLVTHVTPIDFSNNDGLLFKWSKDMDFDKLVEANNGLIPGEFLNQGFDLLKPMMKAQKQLALTASLEDKDKLMNFLRMEKWISESPAQTGECFRQFMKDLYQQNKLVKGDLVVGNKKVNLKNLTAPLLNIYATEDHLVPPAATIPLNELVGSIDKELYSFKGGHIGVFVGGKSQKELAPAVTSWLKKRDK; translated from the coding sequence ATGCAGAATAATTTATTTGAAGAATTTAATAATATAAATTCTAAGGTTTTAAAAAGTTATACGACGTTAAATGAGATTAGTAAAGTTGAAATTGCTACCAGTCCTAAAACAGCCGTATACGCTGAAGATAAATTAACGCTTTACAGGTATGATAGAGATACAGAAGCTACTTATAAAACTCCGGTTTTAATTGTTTATGCTTTAGTAAATACCTATAAAATGCTAGACTTGCAGCCGGATAGAAGTTATATCAAAAACTTATTAAATGCCGGATTGGATGTTTATTTGATAGATTGGGGTTATCCCACCAAAGGCGACCGTTATTTGAGTATAGATGATTATGTGAACGGTTATATTAATAATTGTGTTGATCACATTAGAAAAAAGCATCGTGCTGATAAAATCAACATTATGAGTATCTGTCAGGGCGGAACATTAAGCGTTATTTACGCTTCACTATATCCAAACAAAGTGAAGAACCTGGTAACTCATGTCACTCCAATAGATTTTAGTAATAATGATGGTTTACTTTTTAAATGGAGTAAAGACATGGATTTTGATAAATTGGTAGAAGCCAATAATGGTTTAATTCCCGGGGAATTTTTAAATCAGGGATTCGATTTGTTAAAACCCATGATGAAAGCGCAAAAGCAACTGGCTTTAACGGCAAGTTTGGAGGATAAAGATAAATTGATGAATTTTTTAAGAATGGAAAAATGGATTTCAGAAAGTCCGGCGCAAACCGGTGAATGTTTTCGTCAGTTCATGAAAGATTTGTATCAACAAAATAAATTAGTAAAAGGAGATTTAGTGGTTGGAAACAAGAAAGTAAATTTAAAAAATCTTACTGCTCCCCTTTTAAATATCTATGCAACTGAAGATCATTTGGTGCCACCTGCAGCAACAATTCCATTGAATGAACTTGTGGGAAGTATAGACAAAGAATTATACAGTTTTAAAGGCGGACATATTGGTGTTTTTGTTGGTGGAAAATCTCAGAAAGAATTGGCGCCTGCAGTTACATCCTGGTTAAAGAAGAGAGATAAATAA